One window from the genome of Alosa alosa isolate M-15738 ecotype Scorff River chromosome 15, AALO_Geno_1.1, whole genome shotgun sequence encodes:
- the ptx3a gene encoding pentraxin-related protein PTX3: MLLWRLLRAVCLGCLPLAWAQGYDDDMDIMPSYVDAYYNEISEGDVQDETPSTVPPTGPPSECKSTELTKWDKLFTMLENSQMKENMLLQYSDDIMKVELQSLRGEMLQFVARYGSVCAGAIESMGRRATALLEQRLQQALEQMREAAGRERAQHEAALQQLLAANRGQAARLAKLESACLSGRAGGAASGAAGGGSNDAKGFQSRHLMQATAASVSAEARLERSLERLTGEVHALREQMERQLLATTQKSMPAGCDSAVFIPMQSAETYAQLEQRNVRMSALTVCLWARPTQALNKTVLFSYGGAWNPIDVQLVLSGRGGALFTVGGEAHLVEASSVAEERRWTHLCGTWSSEQGLASLWVDGLQVASAPGVAEGNVIPGSGVLQLGQEGARQRRGTMPLDGKAVAAAAAFTGKITGVNVWDRTLSQAEISQQAKRNGSTCGSLGNVVAWGVTKIVLRGDAKLIY; the protein is encoded by the exons ATGCTGCTGTGGAGACTCCTTCGGGCGGTGTGTCTGGGCTGCCTACCACTGGCCTGGGCACAGGGCTACGACGACGACATGGATATCATGCCCAGCTACGTCGATGCCTACTACAACGAGATCTCTGAGGGCGATGTGCAAGATG agACGCCCTCCACAGTGCCCCCTACTGGCCCGCCGTCCGAGTGCAAGTCCACCGAGCTGACCAAGTGGGACAAGCTCTTCACCATGCTGGAGAACTCGCAGATGAAGGAGAACATGCTGCTGCAGTACTCGGACGACATCATGAAGGTGGAGCTGCAGTCGCTGCGCGGCGAGATGCTCCAGTTCGTGGCGCGCTACGGCAGCGTGTGCGCCGGCGCCATCGAGAGCATGGGCCGCAGGGCCACCGCGCTGCTGGAGCAGCGGCTGCAGCAGGCCCTGGAGCAGATGCGCGAGGCGGCCGGCCGGGAGCGGGCGCAGCACGAGGCCGCCCTGCAGCAGCTGCTGGCCGCCAACCGCGGCCAGGCGGCGCGGCTCGCCAAGCTGGAGAGCGCCTGCCTCAGCGGGAGGGCCGGCGGAGCGGCCAGTGGAGCGGCCGGCGGAGGAAGCAACGACGCCAAGGGCTTCCAGTCCAGGCACCTGATGCAGGCCACAGCGGCGAGTGTGAGCGCTGAGGCAAGGCTGGAGCGGTCACTGGAGAGGCTGACCGGGGAGGTGCACGCCCTACGGGAGCAGATGGAGCGCCAACTACTGGCCACAACGCAGAAGAGCATGCCAGCAG GCTGCGACAGTGCTGTGTTCATCCCCATGCAGTCGGCTGAGACGTACGCCCAGCTGGAGCAGCGGAACGTGCGGATGAGCGCGCTGACCGTGTGTCTGTGGGCGCGGCCGACTCAGGCGCTCAACAAGACGGTGCTCTTCTCCTACGGCGGCGCCTGGAACCCCATCGACGTGCAGCTGGTGCTGAGCGGCCGCGGCGGCGCCCTCTTCACCGTGGGCGGCGAGGCGCACCTGGTGGAGGCGTCCAGCGTGGCGGAGGAGCGGCGCTGGACGCACCTGTGCGGTACGTGGAGCTCCGAGCAGGGCCTGGCCTCGCTGTGGGTGGACGGCCTGCAGGTGGCCAGCGCGCCCGGCGTCGCCGAGGGCAACGTCATCCCGGGCAGCGGCGTCCTGCAGCTGGGCCAGGAGGGAGCGCGCCAGCGACGGGGCACCATGCCCCTCGACGGCAAggcggtggcggcggcggcagccTTCACGGGGAAGATCACCGGCGTGAACGTCTGGGACCGCACGCTCAGCCAGGCGGAGATCTCCCAGCAGGCCAAGCGCAACGGGAGCACCTGCGGGAGCCTGGGGAACGTAGTGGCGTGGGGCGTCACTAAGATCGTCCTGCGGGGGGACGCCAAACTCATCTACTAA